The genomic DNA CACCAACCTGTTTAAATGGCGGCAGATGAGGTGAAGTGGGGCTCTTGACACTCAGGAAGCTCTGCTGATCCACGCAGCCAGGCCGAAACTTCTGCAGCTGATTCCTCTGATGCCAGGACTTCAACTCCTCTGACACGATGTCCCTGGGCATCAGCCTGATGGCGTGGTTCGGATACTCCTTCAGTGAGGGCGTTCGCACCAGCCTGGTGTAAGGCGGAGGCGGCTTTAGGATTCCCCTCGGGGACAACACTCCCTCCGGCCACTGCCTTTGCTGAGGGCTGTGTGCCACAGGAGGGGAGGAAAGGAAGCACTTCCCCATGTCCAGGTCTTGAGGAGAGAGGGGGCAATCTTCTTCTATTGCCCTGATGTAGCTAGGATTGGGCTGGGACTGGTTGATGTTCTTGTGTGAGCTGGCGAAGTTGGAGAGCCATATCTTTTGTGCCCCCAAGTGGAATCCGTAAGGCGGCGGGCAGAGCTTTGGGATCTCAGTGGGTCCATCCCTGCCAGGAGAGCTAATGTAGGAGGAGGACGAGTGCTCCGAGCTGCTGTCTTCCGAGCTGGACTGGTAAGGGCGTAAGGGAGAGTTCTCTGGAGAACGCACCATGAAATCAGCCAGGCAGCGTCGCTGTGGCAGCTTGGCTCGCTCTTGATTGTTCTCTGAGTGCAGGCGCTCCTTGTCAGCATGTAGCTTACTTTTGggaagtctgaggagacatgtGAAATTGTAAAATTATAGTACACATATTGTGATGCTCCCTGTGCATTGGTGTACGTATGTATATGACTTCTCTGTGTACCTGAAGGACTGGGAGTACTGTCGGCGTACATGTAGCTCTGGGGTGGAGGGGGCGCTGGTGGAGTGGTTCTGACGCAGAGCCGTGTTCTTTAGAAACTGCGACAGAGGAATTATGCTCTCTGCAGACACCTGAGTTCCTGCTGGACTACtgcacacaacaaaaacagaaaaggatgATGTGAGATATGATTACTGACAcgttggtttatttttttttctctcttataGTCATGTTGACACACACTACCCAGTGCAGTTGTGTATTCAATGGGTGAATAGTACACACTAGACTCCTACCTGGACCTGCTGCTGTTAGCAGACTGAGGGTTTGTGGCCTTCTGGTAAGGCTGATCCAGACTGGACTCTTTCCACGGAGAGTTCTGGATGGGAGAGCGCTCATACTCCACACTGAGCTGGCTTGATGACTGCTGGGACAACTGAAGGGTTGTGGCTGACAACTGGAGGGGATCTGAACAGGAAGTGCCCgacactggaggagagagagggacggGCAAGTCCACATCTGTGTGTGATCACAGAGAACATCAAACAGTCACTATCATGCTGCTCCAAAATATATCTGATCTACATTATCTATTGCATCATTCTAATTCATActtattttactgtattgtctAAATCTAAGCATGTTAGTCTGAGAGTGATAAAAAACTTCAAAGAATATATATGCACATTTATACATGTATAAATGTACTCTCCACTCCACTCACCATCATCCAGggccaccacatcagacagggAACTGTCATCAGACATGCACAGATCTGCATACAGAAAGAACATTATGAAAAAGTGTCCATCAAACCCAAAGAATGTGTTAATAAGTGCAGTGCACAATATGGCCTGAAGGGGACAGCAGTGCAACTCACCTctgttttggttgtttgtgATGCTAAAGTTCGGTGAGTTGCACTCGCTCTTGATCCTGTGCTGGAACACGGCCTCCTGCAGATCCTTCACCTTCTTCTCTACCCTCTTGCACTGCTGCAGTCGGCTCTTCTTCTGTGGTTTACTAAGGTTCTCCTCCAGGGAGAGTTTGCGAGCCGCCTCATAAATCTGCCGCTGAAGAGCCAAGTCAGTTTCCAGCACTTGCAGCACTGAATCCTGTGATAAACAGACATTCTGACATTTAGTTTTGTAATCTCTTTCTTTCCCCAAAAATAGTCAACTTGAATGGATTCCCGTACCTGTTTATCCAGATGGATCAGACCTTCGTCAAGCTTGAAGGAAGCTCCAATCCTCCTTCTGACCCGCGGTAGCTTCTCATCGGGCATCACAGGATAGTCTGAGGGCAGTTTCCCAGTCAGCTCCTTtgatttcacaataaaagtgttgattacAAAAAGGTGAAAAGTGTGACCCCTATACACCAATTGCAAATATAACCACTCATTTAAAGCTAAAATATACTGGTAATATGTTGTCATCTAGAAATGACTTACTGCCTCCCGGATGCAGAGCTTCCTGAGCTCCAGGAGGCAGAGCTCCAGGCGCTCCTCCAGAGACTGGTGCTTCAGCTTCAGGGCTCTGGTGTGGGTGGTCAGCTCCTTCACCGGGGACGTAGGGCTGTCTGGACCTGCAGTGAACGCACAGAGGATCAGACTTTCCTCATAAAAATCTGTATGTGACCATTTGATTTATTCAGTTTCCTCTTAAAATGTTCATGAATCGTAAAAATGAGCTAGGAATTAGttattgaaatataaataaatacaacaatgtgacATGCAACATTTTCTTTAGCTTGCTGTTTTCAGCCTCAAACTATACATGACACATGAGGAAATTAGATGCTGTATTTTGTGGTGATATTCATACCAGAGTGCACAATAATCCCACTGTCAGTGTCACTGATCTCCTCTTTGCTCTCGATGGCCGTCATCTTGACTTTCTgctcttttgtttttagaaGCACCTGTTGAAATGAGCAGATATTACAGAGATTGGTAAAAATGAGATTGGTCATTTATAAGAATACAGattcttctgttgtttttctagTACCACATGGCTTCATTTATGCTCCCTGCTGCTGCTTTACTTAACAAAAGTGAATGACTGGCGAGTGTCCTTTCACACACTTAGCCATGCAGCTCTccatctccctcctcctccacctctttcTTCCTCCCATGCTTCCTCACAAAAGAGGCAGACCCCCACGGTTGACTCGGCACATGTGCGGGGGTTAATCTGAATCATGGTGCCATGGTGACGGGGCATGGCGCGACTGGCTAGGGGAGCGTGTCGCGATGAGGCGTGTCAGAGGGCGTTTAAAGAGCCCAGACCCCGAAAAAGAAAGCAGATGGCAGCAGGAATTACCCTACTCATGGACTGCACCTgttcccccccacacacccctcCCTCATCTTCTATTCAACCAGTGTCCAGAAAACCCTCTGGGGGCTTTGAAGTGGAAGAATGTCTCAATGCTGGACTTGTCCATGCAGCATCAGATCACAAGGTCCCTGCTGACTCCTCTGCGACACTGCCCATTTCACTTTCACACCTTCACAAACAGGCAAGCACAATTCATGTTTATGGCCCGCTCCGTTCCATTGTTGCTGTCTACCAAACATCTGactaacacaaaacaaaaaacgagaTGTGGAGAGGAACGACAGCAAGAAGAGGAacacaatgacaacaacaaattgGAGAAAACATTTAAGGGATAAGTCAAGGTTTTTAAAACCTGGCAAGGGGGACTGTGTGTGGCAGTTTTGGTGAAATCACCTTATATTAGCCACGCTTATTGCTTCAATGCCAACATTCATAAAATCATAGTTCATGAACTTTAGCCGTCACTGCATTAATATCATGCAAATAAATAATGTGTTGTTAATCAGGGTGAATAAaagggag from Etheostoma spectabile isolate EspeVRDwgs_2016 chromosome 7, UIUC_Espe_1.0, whole genome shotgun sequence includes the following:
- the inavaa gene encoding innate immunity activator protein; this translates as MTAIESKEEISDTDSGIIVHSGPDSPTSPVKELTTHTRALKLKHQSLEERLELCLLELRKLCIREAELTGKLPSDYPVMPDEKLPRVRRRIGASFKLDEGLIHLDKQDSVLQVLETDLALQRQIYEAARKLSLEENLSKPQKKSRLQQCKRVEKKVKDLQEAVFQHRIKSECNSPNFSITNNQNRDLCMSDDSSLSDVVALDDDVDLPVPLSPPVSGTSCSDPLQLSATTLQLSQQSSSQLSVEYERSPIQNSPWKESSLDQPYQKATNPQSANSSRSSSPAGTQVSAESIIPLSQFLKNTALRQNHSTSAPSTPELHVRRQYSQSFRLPKSKLHADKERLHSENNQERAKLPQRRCLADFMVRSPENSPLRPYQSSSEDSSSEHSSSSYISSPGRDGPTEIPKLCPPPYGFHLGAQKIWLSNFASSHKNINQSQPNPSYIRAIEEDCPLSPQDLDMGKCFLSSPPVAHSPQQRQWPEGVLSPRGILKPPPPYTRLVRTPSLKEYPNHAIRLMPRDIVSEELKSWHQRNQLQKFRPGCVDQQSFLSVKSPTSPHLPPFKQGLGNVILQRAADGTPVQWFVAEDAEIVSQV